The Novipirellula caenicola genome includes a region encoding these proteins:
- the glgA gene encoding glycogen synthase GlgA: MNIVYLSTEAVPFAKTGGLADVCGTLPSKIAALGHRATLIMPAFRSIRSAGLPIESTDTSFAIPLSPQKLIGARILKSKLPEGNVPVWFIDQPQYFDRESLYGTSTGDYPDNAERFAFYCRAAMHAISRLDGPIDIVHCNDWQSGLVPAMMAAEPDAYPWIKNASSIFTIHNLAYQGHFDRESFRWTGLDWKHFNSNQFEYYNHLNFLKTGIVSADMITTVSPKYAEEICGPEQGCGLDGVLRGRRDRLSGIINGIDQTIWNPETDSKLAATYDARFYKQGKLANKREIQQRFGLEPNESLPMVGLVGRLASQKGWDMILPVLQAHLTQDRPVQWVVLGSGEARYEEPLRQLAQAFPNRFALYLGFSDELAHLIEAGSDVFVMPSLYEPCGLNQLYSLRYGTVPIVTETGGLANTVVDCTAETLADGTATGFFIPAANAEALDQTIGRALHLRYHEKEKWQQIIETGMSQDFSWRHSADQYIELYAKTIALKNSQAKTIIKRRDESATFR, from the coding sequence TTGAATATTGTCTATCTATCGACTGAAGCCGTCCCGTTTGCCAAGACGGGTGGTCTTGCTGACGTATGTGGCACTCTTCCCTCAAAGATCGCCGCGTTGGGGCATCGAGCCACGTTGATCATGCCCGCATTTCGAAGCATACGAAGTGCAGGATTGCCGATCGAATCGACCGACACCAGTTTCGCGATCCCGTTGAGCCCTCAGAAACTGATTGGGGCACGCATCCTGAAATCGAAACTGCCTGAGGGGAATGTCCCCGTGTGGTTTATCGATCAACCGCAATACTTTGATCGCGAATCGCTGTACGGCACCTCAACCGGCGATTACCCCGACAACGCCGAACGCTTCGCCTTCTATTGCCGCGCCGCGATGCATGCGATCTCGCGACTCGATGGGCCTATCGACATTGTCCACTGCAATGATTGGCAATCAGGACTCGTCCCCGCGATGATGGCGGCCGAACCCGATGCCTATCCTTGGATCAAAAACGCCTCGTCCATCTTCACCATTCACAACCTAGCCTACCAAGGTCATTTTGACCGCGAGTCGTTCCGCTGGACCGGACTCGATTGGAAACATTTCAATTCCAATCAGTTCGAGTACTACAACCATCTGAACTTTTTGAAAACCGGCATCGTCTCCGCCGATATGATCACCACGGTCAGCCCCAAGTATGCCGAGGAGATCTGTGGCCCCGAACAAGGCTGTGGACTCGATGGCGTGCTACGTGGTCGACGCGATCGGCTTTCGGGAATCATAAACGGCATCGACCAAACTATTTGGAATCCCGAAACCGACAGCAAGCTTGCTGCAACTTATGACGCTCGATTTTACAAGCAGGGGAAACTAGCGAACAAGCGCGAGATCCAACAGCGATTTGGATTAGAGCCCAACGAGTCGCTACCGATGGTCGGATTGGTCGGACGCTTGGCGAGCCAAAAAGGTTGGGACATGATCCTGCCGGTGCTGCAAGCGCACCTGACTCAGGACCGTCCGGTCCAGTGGGTTGTGCTCGGCAGCGGCGAAGCGCGTTACGAGGAACCGCTTCGCCAATTGGCCCAAGCTTTTCCGAACCGCTTTGCGTTGTATCTCGGATTTAGTGACGAATTAGCACACTTAATCGAAGCTGGCTCGGACGTCTTTGTAATGCCAAGTCTATACGAACCGTGCGGACTGAACCAATTGTATAGCCTCCGCTACGGAACGGTGCCGATTGTGACAGAGACTGGTGGCCTAGCGAACACTGTGGTCGATTGTACAGCAGAAACACTCGCTGACGGTACTGCAACAGGTTTTTTCATTCCCGCAGCGAATGCCGAGGCGCTCGATCAAACGATTGGACGGGCATTGCACCTGAGATATCACGAAAAAGAAAAATGGCAACAAATTATCGAAACCGGGATGTCGCAAGACTTCTCGTGGCGGCATAGCGCCGACCAGTACATCGAGCTTTATGCAAAAACCATTGCCCTTAAAAATTCACAGGCAAAAACGATCATCAAACGCCGAGATGAATCAGCAACTTTTCGCTAA
- a CDS encoding sigma-70 family RNA polymerase sigma factor, protein MNPTELSSSELLRLARAGDAASVGALLSKYGNYMEVITQAQLDARVRRRVSASDVVQETMLEAHRDFEKFSGSTMAEFTGWLRKILINNLARTVETHLLAAKRDVRQERSLQDANDALNRSHLRIESMLSDHARSPASEADHQEALIEMANAIASLPEEYREVIVLRHIEGLPFNHVAERMKRTSGAARMLWMRAIERLRQTMNQR, encoded by the coding sequence ATCAACCCCACCGAACTCTCCTCGTCTGAACTACTCCGACTCGCTCGGGCAGGCGATGCCGCGAGTGTGGGAGCGCTGCTATCAAAATATGGCAATTACATGGAGGTGATTACGCAGGCTCAGCTCGATGCACGGGTCCGGCGACGCGTCAGTGCGTCCGATGTGGTTCAGGAAACCATGCTGGAGGCTCATCGAGACTTCGAGAAATTCTCCGGTAGTACGATGGCCGAATTCACCGGCTGGTTACGAAAGATACTGATCAATAATCTTGCCCGCACCGTTGAAACTCACCTGTTAGCCGCGAAACGGGACGTTCGCCAGGAACGATCACTGCAGGATGCCAATGACGCCTTGAACCGATCCCACCTACGAATCGAATCGATGCTTTCGGATCATGCACGATCGCCTGCTTCCGAGGCGGATCACCAAGAAGCCCTCATTGAAATGGCCAATGCCATCGCAAGTTTACCCGAGGAATATCGAGAAGTGATTGTGCTCAGGCACATCGAGGGACTGCCGTTTAACCATGTTGCCGAGCGAATGAAGCGAACCTCCGGAGCGGCCCGCATGCTTTGGATGCGGGCCATTGAACGTCTCCGCCAGACAATGAACCAACGTTGA
- a CDS encoding HD-GYP domain-containing protein codes for MLALDFLPISVATLLPASAVGLDLFQREKDSGRFVLYRGATYPLTLDDLDRLRDRGNHLLYIEKDSGPRYQSYLRRLLNADLASSNITPQLQVGALNEVVLDSLRSAFGNRDMNEAVATVSQLGALTADIIMRDEFAASDMFRVLHHDYATFTHSTNVAFYSAMLAAGLGYSSEEVEQITTGGLLHDLGKLDIDDRILSKPDKLDDWEFRQVKRHPGLGFRKLAHRTDLSEGQLLMVYQHHERMDGHGYPVGCVGSEIHPWAKICAVVDVFEALTSQRPYRKPLSRHKALEILEREGSASFDPEVLECWKSIILSA; via the coding sequence ATGCTCGCTTTGGACTTTTTACCGATTAGCGTCGCCACCTTGCTTCCGGCAAGTGCGGTAGGGCTCGATCTGTTTCAGCGCGAAAAGGATTCAGGTCGTTTTGTACTATATCGCGGCGCGACTTATCCGCTGACGCTCGATGATTTGGATCGTCTGCGTGATCGCGGTAATCACCTGTTGTATATCGAAAAAGACTCGGGGCCTCGGTATCAATCGTATCTGCGTCGCTTATTGAATGCGGATTTGGCGTCCAGCAATATCACGCCGCAGTTGCAAGTTGGTGCTTTGAACGAGGTCGTGCTCGATTCGCTCCGCTCGGCGTTCGGAAACCGAGATATGAACGAAGCGGTCGCCACGGTCAGCCAGCTCGGGGCATTGACCGCCGACATCATCATGCGAGACGAATTTGCGGCGAGCGACATGTTTCGCGTGCTGCATCACGACTACGCGACCTTTACTCACTCGACCAATGTCGCGTTTTATTCGGCGATGCTGGCCGCGGGGCTGGGGTATTCAAGCGAAGAAGTCGAACAGATCACCACCGGCGGTTTGCTTCACGATCTCGGTAAACTCGATATCGACGATCGCATCCTCAGCAAACCCGACAAGCTGGACGACTGGGAATTTCGCCAAGTCAAACGTCATCCCGGTTTGGGGTTCCGCAAATTGGCGCACCGGACCGATTTAAGCGAAGGCCAATTGCTGATGGTCTATCAGCATCATGAACGAATGGATGGGCATGGTTATCCGGTGGGATGCGTGGGCTCTGAAATCCATCCTTGGGCCAAGATATGTGCGGTCGTCGATGTGTTCGAAGCATTGACCAGCCAGCGTCCTTACCGAAAACCGCTCTCACGACACAAAGCACTCGAGATTCTCGAGCGAGAGGGTTCCGCGTCATTCGATCCAGAGGTGTTGGAATGTTGGAAGTCGATTATTCTCAGCGCCTAA
- a CDS encoding NAD-dependent epimerase/dehydratase family protein: MRVMVTGSSGLIGSAAVRHWDAAGDQVIGIDNDMRATFFGPDGSTRWNQSQLESETKNFRTVSIDIRDRDAILDLFKNEPPDLVIHCAAQPSHDKAAAIPFLDFEVNAVGTLNLLEATRQFAPDAVFCHMSTNKVYGDAPNELPLKELETRWEYANPEDYDGIDESCRIDQTMHSLFGASKTAADVLAQEYGKYFGLKTGVFRGGCLTGASHSGVELHGFLSYLVHVAVVGKHYTIFGYKGKQVRDQIECSDVVKAFEAFAKNPRPGEVYNIGGGRENAASVLECIALIEEIGGYKLDYSLADDNRKGDHICYISDLSKLRAHYPDWDIRVSLKEILRQMIASAEQKVS, translated from the coding sequence ATGAGAGTAATGGTAACGGGTTCAAGCGGACTGATCGGTTCTGCGGCCGTCCGTCATTGGGACGCGGCTGGCGACCAAGTGATCGGAATCGACAACGACATGCGGGCGACTTTTTTTGGTCCCGACGGCAGCACTCGCTGGAACCAAAGTCAGTTGGAATCGGAAACGAAGAACTTTCGCACCGTTTCGATTGACATTCGCGACCGCGACGCGATCTTGGATCTGTTCAAAAATGAGCCCCCAGATCTCGTGATCCACTGTGCCGCACAGCCGTCACACGACAAAGCCGCGGCGATCCCCTTTCTGGACTTCGAAGTCAACGCGGTTGGCACCCTGAATCTGCTCGAAGCGACGCGTCAATTTGCGCCGGACGCTGTGTTTTGTCACATGAGCACGAACAAGGTGTACGGCGACGCTCCGAATGAATTGCCGCTGAAGGAACTCGAAACACGGTGGGAATATGCCAATCCCGAGGATTATGACGGGATCGACGAATCGTGTCGTATCGACCAAACCATGCACTCGTTGTTTGGTGCTTCGAAGACCGCGGCGGATGTCTTGGCGCAAGAATACGGCAAGTACTTTGGGCTGAAGACCGGCGTCTTCCGAGGCGGGTGTTTAACCGGGGCCAGCCACAGTGGTGTCGAACTGCATGGTTTTCTCAGTTACCTCGTTCACGTTGCCGTGGTGGGCAAACACTACACGATCTTTGGTTACAAGGGCAAGCAGGTCCGTGATCAAATTGAATGCAGCGATGTGGTCAAGGCGTTCGAGGCGTTCGCCAAGAATCCTCGCCCCGGCGAGGTCTACAACATCGGCGGCGGTCGCGAGAACGCCGCCAGCGTGTTGGAGTGCATCGCTCTGATCGAAGAGATTGGGGGGTATAAATTGGATTATTCGCTTGCCGACGACAATCGCAAAGGAGATCACATCTGTTACATCAGTGATTTGTCCAAGTTGCGAGCTCATTATCCCGATTGGGATATTAGGGTTTCCTTGAAGGAAATCCTTAGGCAAATGATTGCCTCCGCTGAACAAAAAGTCTCTTGA
- a CDS encoding serine/threonine protein kinase — protein MTVALSEFWARLVRNGVTDAAGCKRYAVSFAEKAGGLPPDDAVSLAKFLVRSGVLTQYQAKMLLVSETVSLRHGGYLQTEAAAAPPLSRWLPVIRQPSQSAAEQETAADRETRLGVLFRPTPEQLSGGRDQWVAAHAGVTQSSLQSIQLDRVEENVVVFSPLPNGEVLSEVLKKHPRIKPKRACEIGIAISDALAALHANSLWHGDVRADRVWIGKDGSTRLLRDPSGPAVSAMLTNPYSWLDLLESPHAYAAPELADTSTPCNAATDIYSLGCLICRMVIGKMPFQADSVEEMMSLHASHIPSPIAKAVAAGEAGDPLLRVVAFALAKNPQSRFASIAQFADALRATAAMIDPASSAAASAPTPAAPPITPAAPPIEIDTSAAGGKATHRSDDAVPVVTPAESRAPKASKPTSNKPSSSKPTPNKPTPDQPTPSKASASKASVSDKASVSELAARKPAASESATSKPVAADPVTSVQATPTPVVTAQPDLAAPDLAEPNLAEPNLAEPNLAEPQVADTGDVQEDASEPVVVAAAPTVKTPTVKTETIAAPPIAPPEPASPPPTRRRRRKKKSNKAPIVLGGLSVTVVMLVIMLIVGGPGESQREVRKRQRPPIPARIPSVSGRDVDSTTEPVRRDPAPAAIPGYQIVDDDRLLWLPPVASESAAPLEMLPPGPSLILTVNLAELRAKNSGNHFLDSLAPDLKQLLDQASARAKVPVEQMDRLSIAMHKGSDGWPEISLAVTLHDPVPLDTLTKAWDVSASRTPDGATLYAGDEIDADAYFINDTESSENQVTRFSVSSIARAKEIAESGGASILLPRSMQSLWDATSPENDLAMIVTPNFLFADGRKLIEVGAPRLERPLKSFLIPEVAAAMVLAHFDEDRLYAEVRLSPSGGIGEATLMQNLKNAVEATPQWAKDFVLDAVPDPSWRLLANQLPAMMDFLSSYSRFGVADQAAIGNAYLPANAAAQITLATLFAINTTGDSGGTVAASAPKKTYTLDELLSEKMSVTFDQESLEFGINIIGEQFAASLPEGTEVPPMRIVGGDLQKMGITQNQQIRGFAKKDMPFRQVLTDLLLGANPDKTATGSHDVKQALIWVVADDPSRPGKKELLITTRQAAEGKYELPAEFVVTP, from the coding sequence ATGACGGTCGCACTTAGCGAATTCTGGGCAAGGTTGGTTCGTAACGGTGTCACCGATGCGGCAGGATGTAAGCGTTACGCGGTGAGCTTTGCCGAGAAAGCGGGGGGATTGCCACCCGATGATGCGGTCTCGCTGGCCAAATTCTTGGTCAGATCGGGGGTGCTGACGCAGTATCAAGCCAAGATGCTTCTGGTTTCCGAAACTGTGAGCCTGCGTCATGGCGGATATCTGCAAACCGAGGCCGCCGCTGCACCGCCGCTGAGTCGGTGGTTGCCGGTGATTCGGCAGCCGAGCCAATCGGCGGCGGAACAAGAAACGGCAGCCGATCGCGAAACGCGGTTGGGGGTTCTGTTTCGTCCTACCCCCGAACAGCTAAGCGGAGGTCGGGATCAATGGGTTGCCGCCCACGCCGGAGTGACTCAATCGTCGCTTCAGTCGATTCAATTGGATCGTGTGGAGGAGAACGTTGTGGTGTTTTCGCCGCTACCAAACGGCGAGGTGTTGTCGGAGGTTTTGAAAAAACATCCACGGATAAAGCCGAAACGTGCGTGTGAGATCGGGATTGCGATCAGTGACGCGTTGGCGGCGCTGCATGCCAATTCGCTGTGGCACGGCGACGTGCGAGCCGATCGCGTGTGGATCGGCAAGGACGGTTCGACACGTTTGTTGCGTGATCCGTCGGGGCCCGCCGTCTCAGCGATGCTCACCAATCCTTATTCCTGGCTCGATCTGCTCGAGTCGCCACACGCCTATGCGGCTCCAGAGTTGGCTGATACCTCCACCCCGTGTAACGCCGCCACAGACATTTATTCGCTGGGCTGTCTGATTTGCCGGATGGTGATCGGCAAGATGCCGTTTCAAGCGGATTCGGTCGAGGAAATGATGTCGCTGCATGCGTCGCATATTCCATCGCCGATCGCCAAAGCGGTCGCCGCCGGCGAGGCGGGTGATCCTTTGTTGCGAGTGGTGGCGTTTGCGTTGGCAAAGAATCCTCAATCACGCTTTGCCTCGATCGCTCAGTTTGCCGACGCGCTGCGTGCGACCGCGGCGATGATCGATCCCGCGTCCTCGGCAGCCGCTTCGGCACCAACCCCCGCAGCGCCCCCGATAACCCCGGCGGCGCCCCCGATCGAAATCGACACGTCGGCGGCGGGCGGCAAAGCCACTCACCGCAGCGACGATGCGGTGCCGGTCGTGACGCCAGCGGAATCGAGGGCCCCGAAAGCGAGCAAGCCAACTTCAAACAAGCCATCTTCAAGCAAGCCAACGCCAAACAAGCCAACGCCAGACCAGCCAACGCCGAGTAAGGCATCAGCTAGCAAAGCTTCCGTTAGCGACAAAGCTTCCGTTAGCGAGCTGGCGGCACGCAAGCCTGCTGCCAGCGAATCTGCAACCAGCAAGCCTGTTGCCGCAGATCCGGTGACGTCGGTCCAGGCGACCCCCACGCCGGTCGTCACCGCCCAACCAGATCTTGCTGCACCGGATCTTGCCGAACCAAATCTTGCCGAACCAAATCTTGCCGAACCAAATCTTGCCGAACCTCAGGTCGCTGACACGGGCGACGTACAGGAAGATGCGTCGGAGCCGGTTGTTGTCGCCGCGGCACCGACCGTGAAGACGCCAACCGTGAAGACGGAAACCATCGCTGCGCCGCCCATCGCGCCACCCGAACCGGCGTCGCCACCGCCGACGAGACGTCGCCGCCGGAAAAAGAAATCCAACAAGGCGCCAATCGTGTTGGGCGGTTTGTCGGTGACGGTCGTGATGCTGGTGATCATGTTGATCGTGGGTGGCCCGGGCGAGTCGCAGCGAGAGGTCCGCAAACGACAACGTCCGCCGATCCCCGCTCGCATTCCATCGGTCAGCGGTCGTGATGTGGATTCAACGACCGAACCCGTCCGGCGCGATCCGGCGCCAGCGGCGATTCCCGGATATCAAATCGTCGACGATGATCGTTTGCTGTGGTTGCCGCCGGTGGCCAGCGAGTCTGCAGCGCCGCTGGAAATGCTGCCTCCCGGTCCCTCGTTGATTTTGACGGTGAACTTGGCCGAGCTGCGTGCGAAGAATAGCGGAAACCACTTTCTCGATTCGCTTGCTCCAGATCTAAAACAGTTGCTAGACCAAGCGTCGGCGCGTGCGAAGGTGCCGGTCGAACAGATGGACCGCTTGTCGATCGCCATGCACAAGGGCAGCGATGGTTGGCCCGAAATCTCGCTTGCGGTCACGCTGCATGATCCCGTGCCACTCGATACGTTGACCAAAGCATGGGACGTGTCGGCGTCGCGGACACCCGACGGAGCCACGTTGTATGCGGGGGATGAAATCGATGCGGATGCATATTTCATCAACGATACCGAGTCGAGTGAGAATCAAGTGACGCGGTTTTCGGTTTCATCGATCGCCCGCGCCAAAGAGATTGCCGAAAGCGGCGGTGCGAGCATCTTGTTGCCTCGCAGCATGCAGTCGCTGTGGGACGCAACGAGCCCTGAAAACGATTTGGCGATGATCGTGACGCCAAACTTTCTGTTCGCCGACGGACGGAAATTGATCGAAGTCGGCGCACCGCGATTAGAACGTCCTTTGAAATCGTTTTTGATTCCTGAAGTGGCCGCCGCGATGGTGTTGGCTCACTTTGACGAAGACCGGCTGTATGCCGAAGTGCGATTGTCTCCGAGCGGCGGGATCGGCGAAGCGACGTTGATGCAGAACTTGAAAAACGCCGTCGAAGCGACTCCCCAATGGGCAAAGGACTTTGTGCTCGATGCGGTCCCCGATCCTTCGTGGCGATTGTTGGCGAACCAGTTGCCGGCGATGATGGATTTTCTGAGCAGCTATTCTCGCTTTGGTGTCGCCGACCAAGCCGCGATCGGCAACGCCTATTTGCCCGCCAACGCGGCAGCCCAAATCACGCTGGCGACGTTGTTTGCGATCAACACCACCGGTGACAGCGGGGGCACGGTTGCTGCGTCGGCGCCCAAGAAAACGTACACGCTGGACGAACTGCTTTCGGAAAAAATGTCGGTCACGTTTGACCAAGAGTCGCTCGAGTTTGGCATCAATATCATCGGCGAGCAATTTGCTGCTTCGCTGCCCGAGGGAACCGAGGTGCCGCCGATGCGAATCGTGGGCGGCGACCTGCAGAAAATGGGGATCACTCAGAATCAGCAGATTCGCGGGTTTGCCAAAAAGGACATGCCGTTTCGTCAAGTGTTGACGGATCTGTTGTTGGGGGCCAATCCTGACAAAACTGCCACCGGTTCGCATGACGTCAAACAGGCATTGATTTGGGTCGTTGCGGATGATCCCTCGCGTCCCGGCAAAAAAGAGCTGCTGATCACGACCCGACAAGCTGCCGAAGGCAAGTACGAATTGCCTGCCGAGTTCGTGGTAACGCCGTAG
- a CDS encoding galactose-1-phosphate uridylyltransferase, with translation MIENAPSRIANRSKKLVRLQRRSGASTTPAVHETPTPLQEPSGCAESRLNPITGDWTIFAPHREARPDQFGTEQRVPTTTAIECPFCAGEEHTTPPPTWVAKINPDDSFQVLYPPSDDTASPSGPLNDWSVRVVPNKFPAVTESASSSAHQDPTKRSHPLFQSNKVIGGHEVIIESPNHVQSLSELDLTEIKLMLVAYQHRLRHWRMQPGIQYISLFKNVGGDAGASLQHSHSQLLATDQMPNSVENINERMRSHQARTGCCLQCDIIRAELKQKKRIVAQTNSLVAYCPYASRLPMLLRVTTKSHVDHFDQLSFDVLDDLARMIKRMAGWLETLVPNASYNMLLHSRPPGAHGNAEAFHWSLEFFPRISRVAGFEWSSQCMINTVLPELATEKYRKCAAAENPRLVL, from the coding sequence GTGATCGAAAATGCCCCCTCGCGAATCGCGAATCGAAGCAAGAAACTGGTTCGTCTACAAAGACGCAGTGGGGCCTCTACAACGCCAGCGGTTCACGAGACGCCGACGCCACTGCAGGAACCAAGTGGCTGTGCCGAATCTCGGCTGAATCCGATCACGGGCGATTGGACGATTTTTGCGCCTCACCGCGAAGCACGTCCTGATCAATTTGGGACCGAGCAGCGGGTTCCGACCACGACCGCGATCGAGTGTCCGTTTTGTGCGGGCGAAGAACACACGACGCCGCCACCAACCTGGGTCGCCAAGATCAACCCGGACGACAGCTTTCAAGTGCTGTACCCACCATCGGATGACACCGCGTCGCCATCGGGCCCGCTGAACGATTGGTCGGTTCGCGTCGTCCCCAACAAATTCCCCGCGGTTACGGAATCGGCATCGAGTTCCGCTCATCAAGATCCGACAAAACGATCGCATCCGTTGTTCCAAAGCAACAAGGTCATTGGGGGTCATGAAGTCATCATTGAATCCCCCAATCATGTGCAATCGCTCAGCGAATTGGATTTGACAGAAATCAAATTGATGTTGGTGGCTTACCAACACCGGCTGAGACATTGGCGAATGCAACCGGGCATTCAATACATCAGCTTGTTCAAAAATGTTGGCGGCGACGCGGGCGCTTCGCTGCAACACAGCCATAGCCAATTGCTGGCAACCGACCAAATGCCCAATTCCGTTGAAAACATCAACGAACGCATGCGGTCGCATCAAGCTCGAACGGGATGTTGCCTGCAGTGCGATATTATTCGCGCTGAACTGAAACAAAAGAAACGAATCGTCGCCCAGACCAACTCGCTCGTGGCCTACTGTCCTTACGCCAGCCGGTTGCCGATGCTGCTGCGTGTGACCACCAAATCGCATGTTGACCATTTTGACCAACTTTCGTTCGACGTCCTCGACGACTTGGCGCGGATGATCAAACGGATGGCCGGTTGGCTCGAAACGCTTGTTCCTAACGCTTCGTACAACATGTTGCTGCACTCGCGGCCTCCGGGCGCCCATGGCAACGCCGAAGCATTCCATTGGTCGCTGGAATTCTTTCCCCGAATCAGCCGGGTTGCCGGGTTCGAGTGGAGCAGCCAGTGCATGATCAATACGGTTCTGCCTGAATTGGCGACCGAGAAATACCGCAAATGCGCCGCCGCGGAAAACCCACGGCTTGTGCTGTAG
- a CDS encoding alpha-amylase/4-alpha-glucanotransferase domain-containing protein, whose product MTPHAYLCLVLHNHQPIGNFDGVFEQAYQDSYLPFLEVFEPYDALRISLHTSGPLMMWLADRHPEYVDRLRMLVDAGRVEIIGGPQYEPILAMLPRRDRIGQIQAYSNWLHRTLGVRPRGMWTPERVWESSLTSDVVDAGIEYTVLDDFHFRAAGLRDPQLTGYYLTEDDGRVLRVFPGSEHLRYTIPFQSVDATIDHCRELAHRTPGVVLTFGDDGEKFGTWPDTKVHVYEKGWLRSLFDSLTANADWLKTVTLDEAVTHTAPVGKIYLPDCSYREMTEWSLPVAAQDTFDDVSHAMEDHPQWSDLKNFVRGGYWRNFKTKYDETNEMYARMMDVSRQLAELEATGIGASEISQIRDDLYRGQCNCPYWHGAFGGIYLPHLRNAIFQHLIAADNELGRLSGVNEHSVQATASDYDFDGYQEVRLSNNRLCAWFAPGRGGRMYELDVREIQHNLLATLQRRPESYHRKVLAGPNTGGDEVASIHDRVVFKQEDLDQRLQYDRFARKSLMDHFYDNDATLENVARGEATERGDFVELAFQTKLRRGADRVQVQMRRDGNAWGIPISLTKAVTMHAGSDRLTVAYLLENVPQNQPLHFGIELNFAGLPSGADDRYFSDVNGHRLGQLGEQLDLENALGLSLSDRWLGIDVSLEINRPSGIWAFPIQTVSQSESGFELVHQSVCVQPHWIVTGDENGRWSVEFELAACCEQKSETVHEQEVIRL is encoded by the coding sequence ATGACGCCTCACGCTTATCTTTGTTTGGTTCTGCACAACCATCAACCAATCGGTAACTTTGATGGCGTTTTTGAACAAGCGTACCAGGACAGCTATCTGCCGTTTCTAGAGGTATTCGAGCCATACGACGCGTTGCGAATCTCGCTGCACACCTCGGGGCCGCTGATGATGTGGTTGGCCGATCGCCACCCCGAGTACGTTGATCGATTGCGGATGTTGGTCGACGCAGGCCGTGTCGAAATCATCGGTGGACCTCAGTACGAACCGATCTTGGCGATGCTGCCCCGGCGCGATCGAATCGGCCAGATTCAAGCCTACAGCAATTGGTTGCACCGCACCTTGGGCGTTCGCCCTCGCGGGATGTGGACGCCCGAACGCGTTTGGGAGTCCTCGCTTACAAGTGATGTCGTCGACGCCGGAATCGAGTACACCGTGCTGGACGACTTCCACTTCCGAGCCGCGGGACTTCGCGATCCTCAGTTGACCGGTTATTACTTGACCGAAGATGACGGACGCGTGTTGCGAGTGTTCCCAGGATCCGAGCACCTTCGCTATACGATCCCATTCCAAAGCGTCGACGCCACGATCGATCATTGTCGCGAACTTGCCCATCGAACGCCTGGCGTCGTATTGACGTTTGGTGACGACGGCGAAAAATTCGGCACTTGGCCCGATACCAAAGTGCACGTCTACGAAAAAGGATGGCTTCGCTCGCTGTTCGACTCGTTGACCGCCAACGCCGATTGGCTCAAAACCGTCACCCTCGACGAAGCGGTCACGCACACCGCACCGGTCGGCAAAATCTATTTGCCCGACTGCAGCTATCGTGAAATGACCGAATGGTCGCTTCCGGTTGCAGCACAAGATACGTTTGACGATGTTAGCCATGCGATGGAAGATCATCCGCAGTGGAGCGATTTGAAAAACTTTGTACGTGGTGGTTACTGGCGTAACTTCAAAACCAAGTACGATGAAACCAACGAAATGTACGCGCGGATGATGGACGTCAGCCGCCAACTCGCAGAACTCGAAGCCACCGGCATCGGTGCCAGCGAGATCTCGCAAATCCGCGACGACCTGTATCGCGGCCAATGCAATTGTCCCTATTGGCACGGTGCGTTCGGCGGCATTTACCTGCCACACCTTCGCAACGCAATTTTCCAACACTTGATTGCAGCGGACAACGAGCTGGGACGACTCAGCGGTGTCAATGAACACAGCGTTCAAGCAACCGCATCGGATTATGACTTCGACGGATACCAAGAAGTCCGACTCAGCAACAATCGCTTGTGTGCGTGGTTCGCACCGGGGCGTGGCGGCCGGATGTATGAGTTGGACGTTCGCGAAATCCAGCACAACCTGCTTGCGACACTTCAACGTCGTCCCGAAAGCTATCACCGCAAAGTATTGGCGGGTCCAAACACCGGAGGCGATGAAGTTGCAAGCATCCACGATCGAGTCGTGTTCAAACAAGAGGATCTGGACCAGCGTCTGCAATACGACCGATTCGCTCGCAAGAGTTTGATGGACCACTTCTATGACAACGATGCGACTTTGGAAAACGTCGCACGTGGCGAAGCAACCGAACGCGGCGATTTTGTCGAATTGGCGTTCCAAACCAAACTGCGTCGCGGGGCTGATCGCGTGCAAGTCCAGATGCGTCGCGATGGTAACGCCTGGGGCATTCCGATCTCGTTGACCAAGGCGGTGACGATGCACGCGGGCAGCGATCGATTGACGGTTGCCTATCTGCTCGAAAACGTTCCGCAAAACCAACCGCTGCATTTCGGCATCGAGTTGAATTTTGCTGGGCTGCCATCGGGTGCGGACGACCGTTACTTCTCGGACGTCAACGGTCATCGACTCGGACAACTTGGCGAGCAACTGGACCTCGAGAATGCACTTGGACTGAGTCTCTCGGACCGCTGGCTCGGGATCGATGTGTCGCTTGAGATCAATCGGCCCAGCGGCATCTGGGCGTTCCCGATTCAAACGGTCAGCCAAAGTGAATCTGGATTCGAACTGGTCCACCAAAGCGTTTGCGTGCAACCTCACTGGATCGTTACCGGCGACGAAAATGGTCGCTGGAGTGTCGAGTTCGAGCTGGCCGCATGCTGCGAGCAAAAGTCGGAAACCGTTCACGAACAAGAAGTGATCCGGTTGTAA